A single window of Senegalia massiliensis DNA harbors:
- the ispG gene encoding flavodoxin-dependent (E)-4-hydroxy-3-methylbut-2-enyl-diphosphate synthase — MMRNKTKNFYYGNVGIGSDFPVTVQSMTNTDTRDIKKTVSQIKLLEQVDCDIIRLAVPDMESALALEKIKNQVDIPIIADIHFDYKLALQAIKSGVNGLRINPGNIGNKERVKEIVNRCKEKDIPIRIGVNSGSIKKEFLEKYDGVNVNSMVESAMEHVRILEEMNFEKIVLSVKSTDIHMTIKAYEKLSQIVDYPLHIGITESGSIWKGTIKSSIGIGSLLAKGIGDTIRVSLTGSPIEEVKVGKQILRSLGLLNDKIEVISCPTCGRTRIALEKIVSEVEEKIEHMNKPIKVAIMGCEVNGPGEAKEADIGIAGGNGLGLIFKKGKVIKKVKENNLIDELVKEIEKL, encoded by the coding sequence ATAATGAGAAATAAGACAAAAAATTTTTACTATGGTAATGTTGGGATAGGTAGTGATTTTCCAGTTACTGTACAATCTATGACAAATACTGATACAAGAGATATAAAAAAAACAGTATCGCAGATTAAACTTTTAGAACAAGTGGATTGTGACATTATAAGACTTGCTGTTCCTGATATGGAGTCTGCTTTAGCTTTAGAAAAGATAAAAAATCAGGTTGATATTCCTATTATTGCAGATATTCACTTTGATTATAAATTAGCACTACAAGCAATAAAAAGTGGAGTTAATGGCCTTAGGATTAATCCAGGTAATATTGGTAATAAAGAAAGAGTTAAGGAAATAGTAAATAGATGTAAAGAAAAAGATATTCCTATAAGAATAGGTGTTAACTCTGGATCTATAAAGAAAGAATTTTTAGAAAAATATGATGGGGTTAATGTAAACTCTATGGTAGAAAGTGCAATGGAGCATGTAAGAATATTAGAAGAAATGAATTTTGAAAAAATTGTATTATCGGTAAAGTCTACTGATATTCATATGACAATAAAAGCATATGAAAAACTATCTCAAATTGTAGATTATCCACTTCATATTGGAATAACTGAATCAGGATCAATTTGGAAAGGGACTATTAAATCATCTATAGGTATTGGTTCATTACTTGCTAAAGGTATTGGTGATACTATAAGGGTATCTCTTACTGGAAGTCCTATAGAAGAAGTAAAAGTAGGAAAACAAATTTTAAGATCACTAGGTTTACTAAATGATAAAATTGAGGTAATTTCATGTCCTACATGTGGAAGAACACGTATTGCATTAGAAAAGATAGTTAGTGAAGTTGAAGAAAAAATAGAACATATGAATAAGCCTATTAAAGTAGCTATTATGGGGTGTGAAGTTAATGGTCCTGGTGAAGCTAAAGAAGCTGATATTGGAATTGCAGGTGGTAATGGATTAGGATTAATATTTAAAAAAGGCAAAGTAATAAAAAAAGTGAAAGAAAATAATCTTATTGATGAACTGGTAAAAGAAATAGAAAAATTATGA
- a CDS encoding MgtC/SapB family protein, with product MEIALKLVISIILSGIIGIERESIKRPAGFRTHILVCVGATLVMIVGLYISDDFRYSNVDPTRIGAQVISGIGFLGAGTIIKEGVSVKGLTTAASLWAVACVGLAIGAGFYFGAILVTFLIFITLLLFSSIENKFLRNDKYLKIRLVTINKPGQLGKIGQVTGNMDLTIVSIDFNHIEDDKIIINLLLKSNKKTDNVEVISELSQIKDVLKITHK from the coding sequence ATGGAAATAGCTCTTAAATTAGTTATATCTATAATTTTATCTGGAATAATAGGAATAGAAAGAGAAAGTATAAAAAGACCTGCTGGATTTAGAACACATATTTTAGTATGTGTAGGTGCAACTTTAGTAATGATTGTAGGACTATATATATCAGATGACTTTAGATATTCAAATGTAGATCCTACGAGAATTGGAGCACAAGTAATAAGTGGTATTGGTTTTCTTGGTGCTGGTACAATAATAAAAGAAGGCGTTTCTGTAAAAGGTCTAACCACTGCTGCAAGTTTATGGGCTGTTGCATGTGTTGGACTGGCTATTGGTGCTGGATTTTATTTTGGAGCAATTTTAGTTACTTTTTTAATATTTATAACTTTGTTATTGTTTTCTAGTATTGAAAATAAATTTTTAAGAAATGATAAATATTTGAAAATAAGATTAGTAACAATAAATAAGCCAGGACAACTTGGTAAAATTGGTCAAGTTACCGGAAATATGGATTTAACAATAGTTTCAATTGATTTTAACCATATAGAAGATGATAAAATTATAATTAACTTATTGCTTAAAAGTAATAAAAAAACTGATAATGTTGAAGTTATAAGTGAATTATCTCAAATTAAAGATGTACTTAAAATAACCCATAAGTAA